ACGAAGTAAAAAGCGAAAAAACAATTATTTTGGAGCTGAAAGTAGCTCAGCAGGACATTGGTAAGGTCATTGGGAAACAAGGAAGAATCATTAAAGCCATCCGAATAGTAATTAATGCGGCCGCGGCTAAGACTATGACAAGGGCAGTGTTAGAGATTCTGGAATAAGGTAGAAAGGTTCAAATTGAAAATTGATATTCTGACACTATTCCCGGAGTTTTTTGATAGTCCATTAAAAACAAGTATCATCCAGCGAGCACAAACTCAAGGGTTAGTAAAAATTGATTTACATAACCCGAGAGATTTTGTTGATGATAAACACCTAACTGTAGATGATACCCCTTATGGAGGCGGACCGGGAATGGTCATTAAAGCAGAACCAGTCTTTAAAACAGTTGAGTCATTAGCACCAGGGTTAGTTGTTCTTCTTACACCACAGGGGAAGGTATTTAATCAGGAAATAGCAAAAACTCTGTCTGCAGAAAACCATTTAATATTCATCTGTGGACATTATGAAGGTGTAGATGAGAGAATAGTTGAGAAGATAGTTGATTTAGAGATATCGATTGGAGATTACATTCTGACCGGGGGTGAGATACCTTGTTTGGTGATAATTGATGCTATCATCAGACTTATTCCAGGTGTTCTGGGAAATCTTGAGTCTTTAAACTCGGATTCCTTTGCTTGCCAACTTTTAGCTCACCCCCAGTACACTCGCCCACAAAACTTTAGGGGATTGAAAGTCCCTGAAGTGTTACTTTCGGGTAATCATGAAAAAATCAGGCTCTGGCGAAAAAAACAGGCTTTATTAAAAACATTAACTAAAAGACCTGACCTTTTAGAAAAAGCAATATTATCAGTAGAGGATAAAAAGTTACTACAACAGATACAAGGAAGTAGAGGGTAGAGAGAAGAGAGTAGAGAGAATAAAAAGTCAAACAAAAAATCTCTCTACTCTCTACTTGCTACTCTCTACTTCCAAAAGAAAGGAGA
Above is a genomic segment from bacterium containing:
- the trmD gene encoding tRNA (guanosine(37)-N1)-methyltransferase TrmD produces the protein MKIDILTLFPEFFDSPLKTSIIQRAQTQGLVKIDLHNPRDFVDDKHLTVDDTPYGGGPGMVIKAEPVFKTVESLAPGLVVLLTPQGKVFNQEIAKTLSAENHLIFICGHYEGVDERIVEKIVDLEISIGDYILTGGEIPCLVIIDAIIRLIPGVLGNLESLNSDSFACQLLAHPQYTRPQNFRGLKVPEVLLSGNHEKIRLWRKKQALLKTLTKRPDLLEKAILSVEDKKLLQQIQGSRG
- a CDS encoding KH domain-containing protein translates to MKELVEYIVKSLVDKPEEVKVNEVKSEKTIILELKVAQQDIGKVIGKQGRIIKAIRIVINAAAAKTMTRAVLEILE